In Arachis hypogaea cultivar Tifrunner chromosome 17, arahy.Tifrunner.gnm2.J5K5, whole genome shotgun sequence, a single window of DNA contains:
- the LOC112762946 gene encoding uncharacterized protein isoform X1, with amino-acid sequence MVSQIMKKWRTATSEGFLISNWERLDRLCHPHGSNYPYCIKSAVNAEIDMVMVGLQFEPFIEDLTFLVKSGKVPISRIDDAVEQILRVKFAAGLFEFPFSDRSLLDMVGCKQHRDLAREAVRKSLVLLKDGKDISKPFLPLDRKAKRILVAGTHADDLGFQCGGWTKTWYGCSGRITIDFLIL; translated from the exons ATGGTGAGCCAAATAATGAAGAAATGGAGAACAGCCACGTCAGAG GGCTTTTTGATTTCTAACTGGGAAAGACTTGACCGTCTTTGCCATCCTCATGGATCAAATTATCCCTACTGCATTAAATCTGCTGTCAATGCTGAAATTGACATG GTAATGGTGGGTTTACAATTTGAACCATTCATTGAAGATTTGACCTTTCTTGTTAAATCGGGGAAAGTACCAATAAGCAGAATTGATGATGCTGTTGAGCAAATTTTGAGAGTGAAGTTTGCCGCTGGTCTTTTTGAATTTCCTTTTAGTGACAGATCTTTGCTAGATATGGTTGGATGCAAG CAACATAGAGATCTAGCACGCGAAGCAGTTCGAAAGTCCTTGGTTCTGTTGAAAGATGGAAAAGATATTAGCAAACCCTTTCTTCCATTGGATAGGAAAGCAAAGAGAATCCTTGTTGCTGGGACTCATGCCGATGATCTTGGATTTCAGTGTGGAGGTTGGACCAAAACTTGGTATGGATGTAGTGGGAGGATTACCATTG ATTTTCTAATTTTGTAG
- the LOC112762946 gene encoding uncharacterized protein isoform X2, with protein MVSQIMKKWRTATSEVMVGLQFEPFIEDLTFLVKSGKVPISRIDDAVEQILRVKFAAGLFEFPFSDRSLLDMVGCKQHRDLAREAVRKSLVLLKDGKDISKPFLPLDRKAKRILVAGTHADDLGFQCGGWTKTWYGCSGRITIDFLIL; from the exons ATGGTGAGCCAAATAATGAAGAAATGGAGAACAGCCACGTCAGAG GTAATGGTGGGTTTACAATTTGAACCATTCATTGAAGATTTGACCTTTCTTGTTAAATCGGGGAAAGTACCAATAAGCAGAATTGATGATGCTGTTGAGCAAATTTTGAGAGTGAAGTTTGCCGCTGGTCTTTTTGAATTTCCTTTTAGTGACAGATCTTTGCTAGATATGGTTGGATGCAAG CAACATAGAGATCTAGCACGCGAAGCAGTTCGAAAGTCCTTGGTTCTGTTGAAAGATGGAAAAGATATTAGCAAACCCTTTCTTCCATTGGATAGGAAAGCAAAGAGAATCCTTGTTGCTGGGACTCATGCCGATGATCTTGGATTTCAGTGTGGAGGTTGGACCAAAACTTGGTATGGATGTAGTGGGAGGATTACCATTG ATTTTCTAATTTTGTAG